From one Planktothrix sp. FACHB-1365 genomic stretch:
- a CDS encoding translocation/assembly module TamB domain-containing protein → MTHSPNPNSEPILHPRRRLRRILVWGGVGCGITLLTVGTTAAWFIRYRLAPIIGGVLETIIQRPVNVGPVEGFTLNSIRFGNSSIPPTATDTDKAQAEAVEVNFSLLSLFKPKVQLDITLIKPNVYIEEDASGNWLNTKLNLDPNPPITLVFRTIGIEKAQINLMPYEILRANAKGTKTQKPILIGVDQVRANLREDNERIQADLAGTIGDTGTFAIKGDALLKPGRVNAQIQANRIDLPLIAWFVSTPGVSVKQGKLNTNLSVKLDNYKPLDVRGTLNLDQIKVGVENLPDTVNLSQAKLRFAGTQLIIDQFNTTMGDLALNLKGSVLTNPNLELAKTQVNLAANLQPVQVSILLKTVEGIQGKPLNLPFPVTGELKANVNLKGYLQTPQISGTIATTEKTLIDRIYFDTIQTDFNVLAKFDPNFKILADPVIGIQNLLIQPSVGGSVKGNGEVQLNGLTALLGPQPELLKSGDQVIIRQQKPTPNQSLQTLPPKPEITTRKVDFNPTVKLDFIVDNIPGDAIAQSYGLLPSFRIGNLSANAQVSGNLDNLKGEAKFSLPSATYPILGQAQFLGNTAKAQVEIANGNLNLIAQKNNNDIWNAEILGNQIAITPLVDLGLLFAPIPNATKQQIQSVDLTDGRLNLAAKLSGNLKEFSLNTLIADSQIQLNFQDSTINAIAQLQNGLFQTEFSSDNLALPRLINIGLPLANIPNSTRAQLQNLDFSQGTLQIAGSLNGNIENFTPNSLTGNAKTIINLGNLGGIITANSQINQGQFQGEFNARDVQLNPWINLGLPFANLPNNVQTQIQTIDLRNSRLTAGGNITGNLDNLNLNTIIANASGQVNLGNFGGTINAEGQLQNNQLIAQVITNQIPLQPLINLGLPLANLQPSLVAEINALNLQGGFLQGSANFRGNLTNFSPNNLIANLDGKVNLGQGGGLVLATGETQQGQWKAGFKGDEIALSRFSRLVESQIPELMANLRQNGLLDQAENMPLLRGLLNTEILGQGNLASINPKTIQALGQLRLTELPIIKQPFDAIASWNGQQINIQKAETPGFSTDGFIGVEFQGNGIPQLSNLNLNVRVNNFDLQSPLAQNILAILPPEVTTGDSPLVAGIVNFNGKLTGTLSALNLNGNLRLNNFALRDVTFDPLLAGTVNITPGQQVNVALAGEQDKIELILDDQYLPVSFLVQRDKSLLVGQSQGNNLNISLEQFPLQALSLSPLAQFDIGLLKGIASGQVTVSNLASFNLNQIGATGNIIVQEPALGYIQADSFKGNFNYQNGIATLTDAELKKGITQVLINTKAQVSEILASLSTPNTQNLSTVSNQFEGTIKIPQGSLQDVLTALKIFNLEDLARGLKPPDYATATEVTPVPVGLPGNPTLLQQLRRFAEIQAILQQSIEEAAEEPLPPLQDLQGKFTGEIAFQGSIPSGIQATATVKGEDWNYGKYRANQFLLEANFADNVLRVEPIQLRSGATLYDFRGQLNLANQQPSGQFRVKNIRLEEIEKIVDLPNVDLTGQLNVRASVGGTLDNPQASGELTLLEATVNGDPVQEAQSSFSYNNARLRFGGSLLVTEVDPIAFKGTLPFKLPFAKVTPESDLVDVRVDIKDEGLAVINLLNPELDWQEGKGLVQLRISGSLQQPETGGIKLNLKPEGLFKIQDAVLTARSLEQSIVGLSGTALFTGDRIHVKEIKGELQGDKGTGNILLSGVLPVSYPFAETDPDLQTPLQLSLDQLTLNLPDLYKGNASGAITITGTALKPKLGGEVVLSQGRVILPSQETATLPTDTPETNSQPPVNVSLNGLKLTLADDIQVMTPPILDAPLINFTAQGTIQLNGSLASINDIRPQGTIDLTGGQVNLYTSQLRLDRGYPQQAIFVPSEGLDPILNVRLVTRVPEAVRFVSPPSAFPAEQTEALSPSRFGTVRTIRIVALVRGPASEINDIIKLQSSPPRSQNELVALLGGSVIQGIQDDSTLVLANIASAGLFGKLQQDIINATGLTEFRIYPSRVAERGSSGRASALGVGIEVGLDVTDNTYVSLSRVLAAHQPFLFNINYRLNDNLLLRGATNFNNESEIRFEYETRF, encoded by the coding sequence ATGACTCATTCTCCTAATCCCAATTCTGAACCAATTTTACATCCCCGACGACGATTAAGGCGCATCCTGGTTTGGGGGGGTGTCGGATGCGGAATCACCCTCTTAACAGTAGGAACAACAGCCGCCTGGTTTATTCGATATCGGTTAGCACCGATTATTGGCGGTGTTTTAGAAACCATTATACAACGGCCTGTTAATGTCGGCCCCGTTGAAGGATTTACCCTTAATAGTATTCGTTTTGGTAACTCATCAATTCCCCCGACAGCAACAGATACCGACAAAGCACAAGCGGAAGCAGTAGAAGTTAATTTTTCCCTTTTATCTTTATTTAAACCAAAAGTTCAACTGGATATTACTTTAATTAAACCTAATGTTTATATTGAGGAAGACGCATCAGGAAATTGGCTGAATACAAAACTAAATTTAGATCCAAATCCTCCCATTACTTTAGTCTTTAGAACGATTGGCATAGAAAAGGCTCAAATTAATTTAATGCCTTATGAGATTTTGAGAGCTAATGCTAAAGGAACTAAAACACAAAAACCAATTTTAATCGGGGTTGATCAAGTTAGAGCTAACTTAAGGGAAGATAATGAACGAATTCAAGCAGATTTAGCCGGAACAATTGGGGATACTGGAACCTTTGCCATTAAGGGAGATGCCTTACTAAAACCAGGCAGAGTCAATGCTCAAATTCAAGCCAATCGGATAGATTTACCCTTAATCGCCTGGTTTGTTTCTACTCCGGGTGTGTCCGTCAAACAAGGTAAATTAAATACAAATTTAAGCGTTAAATTAGATAATTATAAACCCTTAGATGTTCGGGGAACGTTAAATTTAGATCAAATTAAAGTTGGGGTTGAAAATCTTCCCGATACGGTTAATTTAAGTCAAGCTAAATTACGATTTGCGGGAACTCAACTGATTATTGATCAGTTTAATACAACAATGGGAGATTTAGCTCTAAATTTGAAGGGATCTGTTTTAACAAATCCTAATTTAGAATTGGCTAAAACTCAAGTTAATTTAGCAGCTAATTTACAACCTGTTCAAGTTTCAATACTGTTAAAAACCGTAGAAGGAATTCAAGGAAAACCCCTCAATTTACCCTTTCCCGTTACGGGAGAATTAAAAGCTAATGTCAACTTAAAAGGCTATTTACAAACCCCTCAAATTTCAGGAACGATTGCTACCACTGAAAAAACGTTAATTGATCGAATTTATTTTGATACCATTCAAACGGATTTTAATGTATTAGCAAAATTTGATCCCAATTTTAAAATTTTAGCCGATCCAGTTATAGGTATCCAAAATTTATTAATTCAACCGTCCGTTGGAGGGTCAGTTAAGGGAAATGGAGAAGTTCAATTAAACGGATTAACTGCATTATTAGGCCCCCAACCGGAACTGCTTAAATCTGGTGATCAAGTCATTATCCGTCAACAAAAACCCACTCCGAATCAATCGCTCCAAACCTTACCTCCAAAGCCTGAAATTACAACCCGAAAAGTTGATTTTAATCCGACGGTTAAGCTAGATTTTATAGTGGATAATATTCCAGGGGATGCTATCGCTCAATCCTATGGACTTTTACCAAGTTTTAGAATTGGTAATTTATCCGCAAATGCTCAAGTTTCTGGAAATTTAGACAACTTAAAAGGTGAGGCTAAATTTAGCTTACCCTCGGCGACCTATCCGATTTTGGGTCAAGCTCAATTTTTAGGAAATACGGCTAAAGCACAAGTTGAAATTGCTAACGGTAATCTGAATCTGATTGCTCAAAAAAATAATAATGATATTTGGAACGCTGAAATTTTAGGAAATCAAATTGCAATCACGCCTTTAGTTGATTTAGGTTTATTATTTGCCCCCATTCCTAATGCGACAAAACAACAAATTCAATCTGTTGATTTGACCGATGGTCGTTTAAATCTCGCTGCCAAATTATCAGGAAATTTAAAGGAATTTTCCCTAAATACTTTAATTGCGGATAGTCAAATTCAACTTAATTTTCAGGATAGCACGATTAATGCGATCGCTCAACTACAAAATGGACTATTTCAAACAGAATTTTCCAGCGATAATTTAGCCTTACCTCGATTAATTAATATTGGATTACCGCTTGCTAATATCCCCAATTCTACACGCGCACAACTGCAAAACTTAGATTTCAGCCAAGGAACTCTACAAATTGCAGGTTCTCTCAACGGTAATATAGAAAATTTTACCCCGAATAGCCTCACGGGAAACGCAAAAACAATAATTAATTTAGGAAATTTAGGGGGAATCATTACCGCCAATAGTCAAATCAATCAAGGACAGTTTCAAGGCGAATTTAACGCCAGGGATGTTCAATTAAATCCTTGGATTAATTTAGGTTTACCCTTCGCTAATTTACCCAATAATGTTCAAACCCAAATTCAAACAATTGACCTGCGGAATAGTCGTTTAACCGCAGGCGGAAATATTACCGGAAATTTAGATAACTTAAACCTAAATACCATTATTGCTAACGCATCAGGGCAAGTTAATTTAGGGAATTTTGGCGGTACAATTAATGCAGAAGGACAATTACAAAATAATCAGTTGATAGCCCAAGTTATTACCAATCAAATTCCTCTGCAACCTTTAATCAATTTAGGATTACCCTTAGCTAATTTACAACCTAGTTTAGTAGCCGAAATTAACGCTTTAAATTTACAAGGCGGATTTCTCCAGGGGTCAGCTAACTTTCGCGGAAATTTAACCAATTTTTCACCCAATAACTTAATAGCTAATTTGGATGGAAAAGTTAATTTAGGTCAAGGAGGAGGCTTAGTTTTAGCAACCGGAGAAACCCAACAAGGACAATGGAAAGCAGGTTTCAAAGGAGATGAAATTGCCCTTAGTCGGTTCTCTCGGTTAGTTGAATCTCAAATTCCTGAACTCATGGCTAATTTACGTCAAAACGGACTGCTAGACCAAGCAGAAAATATGCCTTTATTACGAGGATTATTAAATACTGAAATCCTTGGACAGGGAAATCTAGCCTCTATTAATCCTAAAACAATACAAGCTTTAGGTCAATTACGGCTAACAGAATTACCGATTATTAAACAACCCTTTGATGCCATTGCGAGTTGGAATGGTCAGCAAATTAATATTCAAAAAGCTGAAACCCCAGGATTTTCAACCGATGGATTTATTGGGGTTGAATTTCAAGGAAATGGCATCCCCCAACTCTCAAATTTAAACTTAAATGTTCGGGTCAATAATTTTGATTTACAATCTCCCTTAGCTCAGAATATTTTAGCAATTTTACCCCCAGAAGTCACAACCGGAGATAGCCCTTTAGTGGCGGGAATTGTTAATTTTAATGGGAAGTTAACGGGAACTCTTTCCGCCTTGAATCTTAACGGAAATTTAAGATTAAATAATTTTGCCCTGCGGGATGTAACTTTTGATCCCCTTTTAGCGGGAACCGTTAATATTACTCCCGGTCAACAGGTGAATGTTGCTTTAGCAGGAGAACAGGATAAAATTGAACTAATTTTAGATGATCAATATTTACCCGTTTCATTTTTAGTTCAACGGGATAAAAGCTTATTAGTCGGACAATCACAGGGAAATAATTTAAACATTAGCTTAGAACAATTTCCCCTACAAGCCTTAAGTCTTTCTCCTTTAGCTCAATTCGATATTGGACTGTTAAAAGGGATAGCATCGGGACAAGTTACAGTTTCTAATTTAGCCAGTTTTAATCTGAATCAAATCGGTGCAACAGGAAATATTATTGTTCAAGAACCCGCTTTAGGATATATTCAAGCGGATTCCTTTAAAGGAAATTTTAATTATCAAAATGGAATTGCCACCTTAACGGATGCTGAACTGAAAAAAGGTATCACTCAAGTTTTAATTAATACTAAAGCCCAGGTTTCTGAAATTTTAGCCAGTCTTTCCACACCCAACACTCAAAATTTATCGACTGTATCCAATCAATTTGAAGGAACTATTAAAATCCCTCAAGGGAGTTTACAGGATGTCTTAACCGCGTTAAAAATCTTTAATTTAGAAGATTTAGCCAGAGGATTAAAACCCCCCGACTATGCAACAGCCACAGAAGTCACTCCAGTTCCCGTTGGTTTACCGGGAAATCCCACATTATTGCAACAATTACGACGATTTGCAGAAATTCAAGCCATCTTACAACAATCAATTGAAGAAGCGGCAGAGGAACCTTTACCGCCCTTACAAGATTTACAAGGAAAATTCACCGGAGAAATTGCTTTTCAAGGTTCAATTCCATCAGGAATTCAAGCGACTGCAACGGTTAAAGGTGAAGATTGGAACTATGGAAAATATAGGGCTAATCAGTTTTTATTAGAAGCTAATTTTGCCGATAATGTCTTACGAGTTGAACCCATACAACTGCGTTCGGGTGCAACATTATATGATTTTCGCGGACAATTAAATTTAGCTAATCAACAACCTTCTGGTCAATTCCGGGTCAAAAATATCCGCTTAGAAGAAATTGAAAAAATTGTCGATTTACCGAATGTTGATTTAACCGGACAATTAAATGTGCGGGCGAGTGTTGGGGGAACTTTAGATAATCCCCAAGCATCGGGAGAATTAACTTTATTAGAAGCAACAGTAAATGGTGATCCGGTTCAAGAAGCTCAAAGCAGTTTTAGCTATAATAATGCTCGCTTACGATTTGGGGGTAGCTTATTAGTCACTGAAGTTGATCCGATTGCATTTAAAGGCACTCTCCCCTTTAAATTACCCTTTGCTAAAGTCACTCCAGAAAGCGATTTAGTTGATGTGAGAGTGGATATTAAAGATGAAGGGTTAGCGGTGATTAATTTACTGAATCCTGAGTTAGATTGGCAGGAAGGAAAGGGATTAGTCCAATTAAGAATTAGTGGCAGTTTGCAACAACCAGAAACGGGAGGAATTAAACTCAATCTCAAACCCGAAGGATTATTTAAAATTCAAGATGCAGTCTTAACCGCCCGCAGTTTAGAACAGTCTATTGTCGGATTAAGTGGAACCGCTTTATTTACAGGCGATCGCATTCACGTTAAAGAAATTAAAGGCGAATTACAAGGAGATAAAGGAACCGGAAATATCCTCTTAAGTGGCGTTTTACCCGTGTCTTATCCCTTTGCTGAAACCGATCCCGATCTGCAAACTCCCCTACAATTAAGCTTAGATCAATTAACCCTAAATTTACCCGATCTCTATAAAGGAAATGCTTCCGGTGCTATCACAATTACAGGAACAGCTTTAAAACCCAAATTAGGCGGAGAAGTCGTATTAAGTCAGGGAAGAGTGATTTTACCGTCTCAAGAAACCGCCACCTTACCAACCGATACCCCGGAAACGAATTCTCAACCCCCAGTTAATGTTAGTTTAAATGGATTAAAACTCACGTTAGCCGATGATATTCAAGTCATGACTCCCCCGATTTTAGATGCTCCTTTAATTAATTTTACAGCCCAAGGAACAATTCAATTGAATGGAAGTTTAGCCAGTATTAATGATATTCGTCCTCAAGGAACCATTGACTTAACGGGAGGACAAGTGAATCTTTATACCAGTCAATTACGATTAGATCGAGGCTATCCTCAACAAGCAATTTTTGTTCCTTCTGAGGGACTCGACCCCATTTTAAATGTTCGCTTAGTCACCCGTGTTCCTGAAGCAGTGCGCTTTGTTTCTCCTCCCTCTGCATTCCCGGCTGAACAAACAGAAGCCTTAAGTCCGTCTCGGTTTGGAACGGTGCGAACGATCCGTATTGTTGCCCTTGTGCGCGGCCCAGCATCGGAAATTAATGATATTATTAAGTTACAAAGTTCTCCGCCTCGTTCTCAAAATGAATTAGTCGCTTTATTGGGTGGAAGTGTAATTCAAGGCATTCAAGATGATAGTACATTAGTATTAGCAAATATTGCCAGTGCGGGGTTATTTGGTAAGCTACAACAGGATATTATTAATGCAACCGGATTAACAGAATTTAGAATTTATCCCTCACGGGTTGCTGAACGAGGTTCAAGTGGAAGAGCTTCCGCATTAGGGGTCGGAATTGAAGTCGGTTTAGATGTAACCGATAATACCTATGTGTCTTTAAGTCGTGTCTTAGCGGCTCATCAACCTTTTCTCTTTAATATTAATTATCGTCTGAATGATAATTTATTGTTACGCGGAGCTACAAATTTTAATAATGAAAGTGAAATTCGGTTTGAGTATGAAACTCGGTTTTAA
- a CDS encoding ATP-binding protein — MICHFMIGVPGSGKSTIAQQLAEITQGIIISTDRIREQLYGEEIIQGNWSEIEAEVLRQMETAIASSQPIIYDATNAYPQWRLELLEKIALISPEIPRSWMAWVLETPIEICKQWNQNRQRQVPEFVIEKMGKAIANFPPTLSEGFIKVYHLKPGCFNLYMSAIYRARD, encoded by the coding sequence ATGATATGTCATTTTATGATTGGGGTTCCGGGTTCAGGAAAGTCAACGATTGCTCAACAACTTGCGGAAATTACCCAGGGTATTATTATTTCTACAGATCGAATTCGAGAGCAACTTTATGGGGAGGAAATTATTCAGGGGAATTGGTCAGAAATTGAAGCAGAAGTTTTAAGACAAATGGAAACGGCGATCGCTTCTTCTCAACCGATTATTTATGATGCGACTAATGCTTATCCCCAATGGCGACTCGAATTGTTAGAAAAAATTGCTTTAATTTCTCCTGAAATTCCTCGGTCTTGGATGGCTTGGGTATTAGAAACCCCGATAGAAATTTGCAAACAATGGAATCAAAATCGCCAGCGCCAGGTTCCTGAATTTGTTATTGAAAAAATGGGAAAAGCGATCGCCAATTTCCCGCCCACTTTATCAGAAGGATTTATCAAAGTTTATCATTTAAAACCAGGCTGTTTCAACTTATATATGAGTGCAATTTACCGTGCAAGAGACTGA
- a CDS encoding DJ-1/PfpI/YhbO family deglycase/protease produces MALNNNSSSKKRVAILIENGVEDAEFLIPYNAFKMSEVETVVLGSRMNEKYKGKQGKMTHSADGTTTEARPEDFDAVIIPGGMAPDKMRCNPNTVRFVQNMMEQGKWVAAVCHGPQVLIEGDLLQGKNATGFVSIRKDMMNSGAIYLNKPVVIDGNLITSRQPGDLAIFTTAILHRLGLGKQAGLPDENNNLAEWWKLADAWGGSTKGEIAKALNTALAGEHYSLEALEQYSEKADYLKLKLMLKDFIAIKRRHIDQLETRLQELGEKPSLPSAMAEPYAKLKSWLQSSDDIAVTKRALGDIQTGVVDVFNLRVQTTDPISTALFTEIEQHLAEQEQQLVELYQTMLGSKSPEPATPSTGAAISM; encoded by the coding sequence ATGGCATTAAACAATAACAGTTCATCTAAAAAGCGGGTGGCAATTTTAATTGAAAATGGAGTTGAAGATGCAGAGTTTCTGATTCCTTATAATGCCTTTAAAATGTCTGAGGTGGAAACCGTTGTTCTCGGTTCTCGGATGAATGAAAAATACAAAGGAAAACAGGGAAAAATGACTCATTCTGCCGATGGAACCACGACAGAAGCCCGTCCAGAAGACTTTGATGCTGTGATTATTCCGGGGGGAATGGCACCCGATAAAATGCGCTGTAACCCCAATACAGTTAGATTTGTGCAGAATATGATGGAACAAGGAAAATGGGTCGCTGCGGTTTGTCATGGCCCCCAGGTATTAATTGAAGGAGATTTATTACAGGGAAAAAATGCAACGGGGTTTGTGTCTATTCGCAAAGATATGATGAATTCTGGGGCAATTTATCTAAATAAACCTGTAGTTATAGATGGTAATTTAATCACCTCTCGTCAACCCGGAGATTTAGCGATTTTTACCACTGCAATTTTACACCGATTAGGGTTAGGAAAACAAGCGGGTCTTCCTGATGAAAATAACAATTTAGCGGAATGGTGGAAATTAGCGGATGCTTGGGGAGGTTCTACCAAAGGAGAAATAGCTAAAGCATTGAATACGGCTTTAGCAGGAGAACATTATTCTTTAGAAGCCTTAGAACAGTATTCAGAAAAAGCAGATTATCTAAAATTAAAGTTAATGTTGAAGGATTTTATTGCGATTAAACGGCGACATATTGATCAATTAGAAACTCGTTTGCAAGAGTTAGGAGAAAAACCGAGTTTACCATCAGCAATGGCGGAACCCTATGCGAAGTTAAAAAGTTGGTTACAGTCTAGTGATGATATAGCGGTTACAAAACGAGCATTAGGGGATATTCAAACCGGGGTTGTTGATGTTTTTAATTTACGGGTTCAAACCACTGACCCAATTTCAACGGCTTTATTTACCGAAATTGAACAACATTTAGCCGAACAAGAACAACAATTAGTCGAACTTTATCAAACCATGTTAGGGTCAAAATCTCCTGAACCTGCGACCCCTTCTACGGGTGCTGCTATCAGTATGTAG
- a CDS encoding polysaccharide deacetylase family protein, with product MIGSITFKRFSQILLGGVSGIFILSFHQAQVAVSLPTVGLPTQNQVLPAEINSSEDYIEKPTIPPLGEPAPFIPRQPFPPPTLKKPEKPYYSLIPERYKGKTVNHVSPRNQEKVIALTFDDGPWLDTLKVLVVLQQFDIKATFFILGRNLVLYPEIIQQVVQGGHAVGNHTWTHPYVKMESQQAKSEIENTAAKLQLMTGLKTRLFRPPGGILDNGTAEYARSKNYAIIMWSIDTKDYQQASAEILAERVLNQARPGDIVLMHDGGGNRFQTIEALKMIIPELQKRGYRFVTVPELLALSE from the coding sequence ATGATAGGTTCCATAACTTTTAAACGGTTTTCACAAATTCTACTCGGTGGTGTGAGTGGAATTTTTATCTTGAGTTTTCATCAAGCCCAAGTTGCTGTATCTTTGCCGACTGTTGGGTTACCAACTCAAAATCAGGTTCTTCCAGCCGAGATTAATTCTTCTGAAGATTACATCGAAAAACCCACTATTCCCCCTTTAGGAGAACCAGCCCCCTTTATCCCCAGACAACCTTTCCCCCCTCCGACTTTAAAGAAACCTGAAAAACCTTATTATTCTTTAATTCCAGAACGCTATAAAGGCAAAACCGTTAATCACGTTTCTCCTCGAAATCAAGAAAAAGTAATTGCCTTAACCTTTGATGATGGCCCTTGGTTAGACACCTTAAAAGTCTTAGTGGTTTTACAACAGTTTGATATTAAAGCCACATTTTTTATTTTAGGTCGCAATTTAGTATTATACCCTGAAATTATACAACAAGTGGTTCAAGGGGGTCATGCGGTTGGGAATCATACTTGGACACATCCTTATGTTAAAATGGAGTCCCAGCAGGCAAAATCAGAAATTGAAAATACAGCCGCAAAATTACAGTTAATGACAGGGTTAAAAACCCGGTTATTTCGTCCTCCTGGCGGCATTTTAGATAATGGAACGGCGGAGTATGCTCGCAGTAAAAACTATGCCATTATTATGTGGTCAATTGATACGAAAGACTATCAACAAGCCTCGGCTGAAATTTTAGCAGAGCGGGTTTTAAATCAAGCCCGTCCAGGGGATATTGTTTTAATGCACGATGGCGGTGGAAATCGGTTTCAAACCATAGAAGCTTTAAAGATGATCATTCCTGAATTACAAAAACGAGGCTATCGGTTTGTCACTGTTCCTGAATTATTAGCCTTATCTGAATAG
- a CDS encoding plastocyanin/azurin family copper-binding protein: protein MIKFNFDFKLLFQQIFVGLGVLLILILGLNSILMQPAFAGVDLSRQPTTEVTVSLSNESGELKFFPDHFQFEAGKPYKLILKNPSPGKHYFTAKDFADMSWTQKVESGKLEVKGAIHDLELKPGGEATWVFVPIRTGTYSLRCSIPGHTEAGMKGEIIITENS, encoded by the coding sequence ATGATAAAATTTAATTTCGATTTTAAATTATTATTTCAACAAATCTTCGTTGGTTTAGGTGTATTATTGATCCTGATTTTAGGATTGAATTCTATCCTAATGCAACCCGCTTTTGCTGGGGTTGATTTATCTCGTCAACCGACAACGGAAGTTACCGTTAGTTTAAGTAATGAATCAGGAGAATTAAAATTTTTCCCGGATCACTTCCAATTTGAAGCTGGAAAACCCTATAAATTAATCTTAAAAAATCCCAGTCCCGGTAAACATTATTTCACCGCTAAAGATTTTGCGGATATGAGTTGGACACAAAAAGTTGAGTCTGGAAAATTAGAAGTTAAAGGGGCCATTCACGATTTAGAATTAAAACCGGGTGGGGAAGCAACCTGGGTATTTGTTCCCATCAGAACTGGAACTTATAGTTTACGCTGTTCTATCCCCGGACATACCGAAGCTGGAATGAAAGGGGAAATTATTATTACCGAGAACTCGTGA
- a CDS encoding VOC family protein, with translation MHHASIRTANIHRAIAFYETLGFTVCERFTTGYTLACWMEGLNGRIELIEIPQPKPAPDAFSDEHYVGYYHLSFDLTNQVSDLASWLNDLKNQFNQGVTEQPNLFQPLKILLEPMQQMIGDRVYEVMFIADTDGLPLEFIRILSAV, from the coding sequence ATGCACCATGCGTCAATTCGGACGGCTAATATTCATCGAGCGATCGCTTTTTATGAAACCCTGGGATTTACGGTTTGTGAACGGTTTACAACGGGATATACCTTAGCGTGTTGGATGGAAGGGTTAAACGGACGAATTGAATTGATTGAAATTCCCCAACCGAAACCTGCTCCTGATGCGTTCTCGGATGAGCATTATGTGGGTTATTATCATCTTTCGTTTGATTTAACAAATCAAGTTTCTGATTTAGCGAGTTGGTTAAATGATCTTAAAAATCAGTTTAATCAAGGAGTTACAGAACAGCCCAATTTATTTCAACCGTTAAAAATTCTATTAGAACCTATGCAACAAATGATCGGAGATCGGGTGTATGAAGTCATGTTTATTGCGGACACAGACGGTTTACCTTTAGAATTTATCCGCATTTTGTCGGCTGTCTAA
- a CDS encoding TIGR02652 family protein, translating to MMNSALQYPIFGPEISCPHCRQQIPALTLTDTYLCPRHGAFEADPNTGELVHLQSGRHWREWQGEWYRQHTHPDGIRFEIHEALDRLYTQGYRATRVVIAKRYQELISAYLERSAPWRNGTDTTQPRLYGLPVEFSPDAKDEPCWDVINFDLDKEQGVPVRYPYFRLFE from the coding sequence ATGATGAATTCTGCCTTGCAGTACCCAATTTTTGGCCCAGAGATTAGTTGTCCCCATTGTCGTCAGCAAATTCCGGCCCTGACGCTGACGGATACCTATTTATGTCCCCGTCATGGCGCTTTTGAAGCTGACCCGAATACAGGTGAGTTGGTTCATTTGCAATCAGGTCGTCATTGGCGAGAATGGCAGGGGGAATGGTATCGACAACATACTCATCCCGATGGAATTCGATTTGAAATTCATGAAGCGTTAGACCGACTCTACACTCAAGGTTATCGGGCTACCCGTGTGGTTATCGCTAAACGCTATCAAGAGTTAATCAGTGCCTATTTAGAACGCAGTGCCCCTTGGCGGAATGGGACAGATACCACACAACCGAGATTATACGGTTTACCTGTGGAATTTAGCCCCGATGCCAAGGATGAACCGTGCTGGGATGTGATTAATTTTGATTTAGATAAAGAACAGGGAGTGCCTGTCCGTTATCCCTATTTTCGATTATTTGAATAG
- a CDS encoding gamma carbonic anhydrase family protein has translation MSDQPLLTPPTYWPAVDLSQAAFVAANAVVVGSVEVGAGASIWYGAVVRGDVERIVIGEKTNIQDGAILHGDPGQVTLLEDCVTVGHRAVIHAAHIERGSLIGIGAVILDGVRVGTGSIIGAGSIVTKDVPPFSLVVGVPAKRIREISPEEAADLIEHAKRYEKLALVHGGKGTETGFS, from the coding sequence ATGTCTGATCAACCTTTGTTGACTCCCCCAACCTATTGGCCTGCTGTAGATCTCTCCCAAGCTGCCTTTGTCGCTGCAAATGCTGTGGTGGTGGGTTCTGTGGAAGTTGGGGCTGGGGCGAGTATTTGGTATGGGGCTGTTGTTCGGGGAGATGTAGAACGGATTGTGATTGGGGAAAAAACCAATATTCAGGATGGTGCTATTTTACATGGTGATCCAGGTCAGGTGACACTTTTAGAAGATTGTGTTACCGTTGGCCATCGGGCGGTGATTCATGCGGCTCATATTGAACGAGGAAGTTTAATCGGCATTGGGGCGGTTATATTGGACGGGGTGCGAGTTGGAACCGGAAGTATTATTGGGGCGGGCTCAATTGTTACCAAAGATGTTCCTCCGTTTTCTTTAGTTGTTGGTGTTCCCGCAAAACGGATACGGGAAATTTCTCCAGAGGAAGCAGCAGATTTAATTGAACACGCTAAACGGTATGAAAAATTAGCGCTAGTTCATGGGGGAAAAGGAACCGAAACCGGGTTTAGTTAA